One genomic region from Astyanax mexicanus isolate ESR-SI-001 unplaced genomic scaffold, AstMex3_surface scaffold_38, whole genome shotgun sequence encodes:
- the LOC107197320 gene encoding interferon-induced very large GTPase 1-like: MQDIFQIVVQAFMRMKKVRLNPSCVFVHQNVTDVAAGDKNMEGRRRLQEKLDEMAKLAAKEEVCEAESFSDVIAFDVQEDVRYFAQLWEGSPPMAPPNPSYSECVQELKNTILKKAPTSHTLTLSEFSTRLKDLWSALLYENFVFSFRNTLEIATYRKLEAEFSKWTWTLRSVMLSIEDKLLYRIENGDLHVGENDLIENMKKTREEVTKSMIQFFEEDRDKDTLIQWKSRFTSKI, from the coding sequence ATGCAGGACATCTTTCAGATTGTTGTTCAGGCCTTCATGAGGATGAAGAAGGTCAGACTGAACCccagctgtgtgtttgttcatcagaatgttactgatgttgcagCTGGAGATAAAAACATGGAAGGAAGAAGACGTCTGCAGGAGAAACTGGATGAAATGGCAAAGCTTGCAGCTAAAGAAGAAGTTTGTGAGGCAGAAAGTTTCAGTGATGTCATTGCATTTGATGTACAGGAAGATGTGAGATACTTTGCACAGCTCTGGGAGGGCAGCCCACCAATGGCTCCACCAAACCCATCCTACAGTGAGTGTGTTCAGGAACTGAAAAATACCATTCTCAAAAAAGCCCCTACATCTCACACACTGACACTGTCTGAATTCAGCACACGTTTAAAGGACTTGTGGAGTGCACTCCTTTATGAAAATTTTGTCTTTAGCTTCAGAAACACACTGGAGATCGCAACTTACAGAAAACTGGAAGCTGAATTTAGTAAATGGACCTGGACCCTGAGAAGTGTCATGTTGAGTATAGAAGATAAACTTCTGTATAGAATAGAAAATGGAGATCTTCATGTGGGTGAAAACGACCTTATAGAAAATATGAAGAAGACACGAGAGGAAGTGacaaagtcaatgatccaatTCTTTGAGGAGGACAGGGACAAAGACACTCTGATTCAGTGGAAAAGCAGATTCACTTCTAAAATTTAA